DNA from Streptomyces rishiriensis:
GGCCGGTGACGGTCTCCGGGCGGGTCCTCGACAACGGGCTGGTCCGCGTGCAGGTCGCGCAGGACGGCACACTGTCGTCCGTGTACGACCTGAGGGCCGACCGCGAAGTCCTCGCCGGCCAGGGCAACCTGCTGCGTCTGCACACCGACCTCCCGAACTGCTGGGACGCCTGGGACATCGACAAGCACTACCGGAACCGGTACACCGACCTGCTGGAGCCGGACGAGGTGACCGTCGTCGAGGAGGACCCGCTCGTCGGCGCGATCCGCGTCACGCGCTCCTTCGGCAAGGGCTCGACGATCACCCAGACCATCACGCTCCGCGCCGGCAGCCCCCGCGTCGACTTCGAGACCGACATCGACTGGCACGAGGCCGAGAAGATCCTCAAGGCGGCCTTCCCGGTGGACATCCGGGCCCCGCACTCCTCCGCCGAGATCCAGTTCGGCCACATCCAGCGCCCCACCCACACCAACACCAGCTGGGAGGCGGCCCGCTTCGAGGTCTCCGGTCACCGCTGGGTGCACATCGGCGAGCCCGGTTACGGCGTCGCGGTCATCAACGACTCCACCTACGGCCACGACGTCTCCCGCACGGTCCGCGAGGACGGCGGCACGACCACCACCGTCCGCCTCAGCCTGGTCCGCGCGCCGCGGATCCCGGACCCCGAGGCCGACCAGGGCAGGCACCGTTTCAGCTACGCGCTGCTCCCCGGCGCGAGCATCGAGGACGCGGTCGCCGAGGGCTATTCCCTCAACCTCCCGCTGCGCGTGGCCGACGCGCCGGACACCACCCCCGAACCCGTCGTGTCGGTGGACGGCGCCGGGGTCACCGTCGAGGCGGTGAAGCTCGCCGACGACGAGTCCGGGGATGTCGTCGTCCGGCTCTACGAGTCGCGCGGCGGCCGTTCGACCGGCACCCTGCGTACCGGCTTCCCGTTGGCCGCCGCCCAGGTGACCGACCTGCTGGAACGGCCGCTGGAGCCCGCGGCCGTCGGCGAGGACGGCACGATCGCCGTCGTACTGCGGCCGTTCCAGATCCTGACACTCCGTCTGGAGCGCGCCGCCGACGGCCGTCGGTGACGGCCCCGGGGCGGGCGCGATCCCGTGCGCGCCCGCCCCGGTCGGTGAACCAGGGTTGCACCGGCACGGCACCGGGTCCGGCCGGGCCGGGCCGGGATCGCGTGGGGCTGCCGGGTCGGCGATACGACCGGCGGGGCACAGTGCCGGCGGGGCACAGCGCCGGCGGGGCACAGCGCCGGCGGGGCACAGCGCCGGCGGGGCACAGCTGTTCGGGCCGGTCGGCCGCTCCCCGTGACAGCGGCCAACCGACCCGATCCCCCGTACCGCCGGGAACCCCCCGTCGATTCCCGGACTTCCCCCGTGGATCCCTGTGCTTCCCCCTGGAGCCCCGTGCTTCCCCGGTTGCTCCCCCGTGGGGCCCTTCACTCTTAAGAGCGAGCCCCCCGGATCCTGATACACCCTGAGCCGAAAAAGTCCCCCGGACGGTGGTCCGGGGGACTTCCGCGCGCGTCCGGGACGCTCAGCCGGTGAAGCCGGCCGTGATCGAGGTGAACTGCCAGGTGCTCTGGCTGATGCCGGAGCAGTTGCTCACCACGCCACCGCCCGGGCAGGGCCGGTCGCGGTTGACGGCCCAGTAGGCGAGCCGGGCGATGTGGTGGGAGTTGGCCCAGTCACGGATCTGGGTCCAGATCGCCGGGGTGGTGTTCTCCTGCTGGTCCGACAGGCCGTTCATGCCGGAGATGCCGATGTGGGCGTAGGCGGTCGCGTCGTCCCAGCCGAAGGTCGACTTGAGCTTGTTCTTCAACCCCTCCGTGGCGTTCACGGTGTTGCCGTACATGTCCGCACCGCCGCCGAAGTCGAACGGCATGATGGTGAAGACGTCGATGTCGGCGCCGAGCGACTTGGCCTGCTCGATGAGACGGTTGCCGTAGTAGGTCGGCCCGGTCGTGGACGTCCCGAAGGTGACGATGGTCTTCAGACCGGGGTTGTTGGCCTTGACCGTCTTCAGCGCGGTGAGGATCCGCGCCTGCACGGCCTCGTTCTCGAACTCGTCCGTGTTCTCGATGTCCATGTCGATCGCCTTGAGGGAGTAGGCGTCGATCACCTTCTGGAGCGCGGCCGCCAGCGCGCTCGCCGAGGAGCAGTTGGCGCCGAGCTTGCTGCCCTGCCAGCCGCCGAACGAGGGGACGATGTCGCCGCCCGCCGAGCGGACCTGGTTGATGACGCTCTGGTCGACCCCGCCGGTCAGCGGCCGGTTGCTGTCCCACATCGGGTTGCACCCGCCGCCGTCCAGCATGAACGCCATCGTGAACCACTTGATGCCGGTCGAGCTCATCACCGTGGACACGCTCGGCGGGTCGCCCCAGCCCTCGAACAGATAGGGCGCGGCCTGCTTGAAGCCGGTCCCGCCACCGCCGCCCGCGTTCGTCGTCACACTCACGGAGTTGGATGCCCCGGAGGTGTTGCCGGCCGCGTCGCGTGCCTTCACCGTGAACGTGTACCCGGTGCTCGCGGACAGTCCGCTGACCGTGGCGGAGGTACCCGAGACGGTGAGGACCCTGGCGGACCCGCTGTACACGTCGTATCCCGTGACGCCGACGTTGTCGCTGGAGGCGTTCCAGGACAGCGACACGCTGGAGGACGTCTTGCCGGTCGAGGTCAGAGCGCCCGGCGCGGTCGGCGCCTGGGTGTCCGACCCGCCTCCGCCGCCCGGTCCGTCCAGGCTGACGTCGTCGGCGTAGTAGGTGCCCTGGGCGTACCAGCCGTGCGTGTAGATGGTGGCGCTGGTCTGCGAGGCCCCGGTGGTGAAGGACACCGACAGCAGGCTGTACGCCGACGGTGACGACGTCCACGTGGAGGCGCCGCCGTCGACACCGAGGTAGACGTAGGAGCCGCGCACCCAGCCGGTGAGCGCGTACGTGGTGCCCGGCTGGACCGGGACGGTCTGGCTGCACTTGGCGATGTCGCTCGAACTCACCGCCCCGGCAAGGGCCTTGGAGCCGCCGTGCGTGGGTGAGGAGACGACGGAGCCGAGGTTGCCGGTGCAGGACCAGGGCGAGAGGGCCCCCGACTCGAGACCGGGGTTGGTGAGGATGTTGGCCGCCTGGGCGGTGCCCGGCAGCGCGACGGCCCCGGCGAGGGCGAGACCGGCGGTGCCGAGCAGGGCGAGGAAGCGACGCCATGGGCGTCCGAAGGGTCTGGTGCGCACGCGTTCTCCCTGAAGGAATGGGGGTGTTCGGGAGTGCAGGGGAGTGCAAGGGGGTGCGCAACAAAGTTGGTATGGACCAATCCGCCTGTCAAGGCGGAAGACGGAATTGGTCCATACCGGTGGGTGGAATGTCCTACTTGTTCTTTCCGGGCCCGGTCTTCCCGCAGCTCGAGCTCTCCGGGAGCCGTCTTCTCTAGAGCGGCAGTGCCTGCGCGGCGCCCGCCGTGGTCACCTCGACGGAGTCCGCGGGTGCGGGCACGGCCGGCAGCAGCGGCTCGGCGGTCTCCTCCACCCGCTGGTGCGGCAGCGTGACCGCGCGCAGCGGACGCGGCCCCGACACCACCGTGTAGTCCTGCCCCAGGAACCGCGGCACGATCTCGCCCGGGTCCTCGCCGAGCGCCAACTGCACAGCTGCCCAAGGGGCGTTGACACCGCACAGCGACAGCTGGTGGAGCCCGCCGGCCGGGCGGGTGTTGACGTCCATCAGGACCGGCCGGTCGCCGAACATCCGGAACTGGATGTTGGACAGGTAGTGCAGGCCGAAGCCCTCCGCGATGA
Protein-coding regions in this window:
- a CDS encoding fibronectin type III domain-containing protein, which encodes MRTRPFGRPWRRFLALLGTAGLALAGAVALPGTAQAANILTNPGLESGALSPWSCTGNLGSVVSSPTHGGSKALAGAVSSSDIAKCSQTVPVQPGTTYALTGWVRGSYVYLGVDGGASTWTSSPSAYSLLSVSFTTGASQTSATIYTHGWYAQGTYYADDVSLDGPGGGGGSDTQAPTAPGALTSTGKTSSSVSLSWNASSDNVGVTGYDVYSGSARVLTVSGTSATVSGLSASTGYTFTVKARDAAGNTSGASNSVSVTTNAGGGGGTGFKQAAPYLFEGWGDPPSVSTVMSSTGIKWFTMAFMLDGGGCNPMWDSNRPLTGGVDQSVINQVRSAGGDIVPSFGGWQGSKLGANCSSASALAAALQKVIDAYSLKAIDMDIENTDEFENEAVQARILTALKTVKANNPGLKTIVTFGTSTTGPTYYGNRLIEQAKSLGADIDVFTIMPFDFGGGADMYGNTVNATEGLKNKLKSTFGWDDATAYAHIGISGMNGLSDQQENTTPAIWTQIRDWANSHHIARLAYWAVNRDRPCPGGGVVSNCSGISQSTWQFTSITAGFTG